The Candidatus Scalindua japonica DNA segment TCCCATGACCATTGCGGTTTGAAAGCCGGACCTCCATGGTATTGCGCCTTCAGTGCATCACAAACAATTAATCGAAGTTTGTCCTTTATAAAAGGGTGGCTGTTGAGATCCGCAACATAAGGGTCACAATTACTATCATGGTATTTGTTGGGATTATGTATAATCCCAAAGAAGTTCTTCATCCCTATCGATACACCGGCAAGATCGTGGTCTTTCAGGATCGGTACATTTACTATAGCAGTGCAGAATGATGATGCTATCTTACTGAAACAACTGCCAATGCTGCCGATGATCAGTGGTTTTGAGGTGTACCCTCCTGAGGGGAGATCGTCTGTTCCAAAACACTTGAAGCCATTGTTACTTCTACGAATATTAAATCCGGCATCTTCCAATTCTCTATTGAATCTTTCAAATATTACTATATTACTCTCTCTTACACCAGCCGACTTTATACCGTTTATAATAGCCTCAACTATTTCCGTATGAGGTGAAAACCTCTTGCCGGCCAGACAATTAAGTTTAATCCCGACTATATCATTTTTGTTGAAGAGCCTGCTCCACGCTACCATCGGATTTTCTGAACCTGTTATTTTTAATAATGCACTGTCAATAGCCATACTAATAACATTCGTGTCTGCTCTTCCATTAGCATTTATGAATTTCCTGTCTTTTGCAAGTATAACTCTCGACCTTAATAGAGTATTTTCTTCTGCATATAGAGTTTTAAAAAAATTACTATTACCTAATAAGAGAGACGAAGCGCAAAGCCCGGTCCCTATAGCGGTTGCCTCTTCAAGGAACTCTCTCCGAGATTTATTGATAGTCATTTAATTTAATTATTAACGTGAATATGCGCGAAAGTTTGTGAGATTCAGAAGGATTATTATAGCAAAATGTGGCTTCGTGTCAATGTATTGATGTATCAGATATGAAATGTATAGAAAGGGGGGTACAATAATTTTGCACTATTTGTATGTTGACATACTAAAAAATAAGCCTTATCTCAACAGGTGAGATAAGGCTTATTGTGTATTTAAAAGTAAAATTGCTGAAAGTAGCGTTTAGCGTATTTTACTGGAAATTGAAAGTACTTTAACTGTGAAATCCTTCTCTTAACATAAAAAACACTGGCTACTGCTCTATATTTAATTTGTTAAAGAGATTTCTCCATTCCTTTTACAAATTCGTCAGTTGTTTTCGGGAATTGTTTCAATGTGAAGATTCGATCAATGTCTCTTCAATTTCATCTAATGCGTCTATTCTTGTGCCTCCATCATTGGTGCTCATCTGTTCTCTCAACTCTTGAACGGCCTGCCTTGCTTCTATCAGGTTCTTTGTATAACCGGCTTTGTCTGTTTCCAAGACAAGCTTTGCAACTGTTACAACCGTTAATTCATTCTGCAGTTCAGCAAGTTCTCCATCAAGTTCTTCACTTGCTTCTGTTAGTTCAGCCACTTGCATTTCCAGCTCCTTATTCTGTTTGTCAACCTTACTCAGCTTCATAATCATATCAGGTACTTTCAATATTTCTGTTTTACCTGCTAATATCTGCTGCTCCATATGATGTACTCTTTTTAATTGAGCTGTGTATTTACCAATAGAGGTAATTGCAAGTGTGAAAAATATAATAGCAAAAACTGCAAAAAAAGCAGTTGTTGTTGCAAAAATTTTAACCTTTCCTGTAGCCATCGTTTCCTTCTCCTTTCAAACGCATTTTTCTGTAAAAAGTTAATGGAGTTATGTTTAAACAGTTTTCGTTAATCTAACAAATAGCGGATTTTATGTCAAGTACGAATTTGTTGTCGAATTAATTGTCTCCGTACCATATTTAACTTCCGTTTATTCTGATATTTATGATTGAATCTGTTAATTGTTCCTGTTTAAATTTAGCATTATGAACATTTCCATAAAACATAAATATTCCATGATAATTACTCTTTGTGCCCTGAATATTCTCTTTTGCCAGAGATATTCTGCCGGATACGGTTATAAGAAGAGTGAAGATCCTATTATCACGGTTTTCAAATCAGTGATTTTCAATGGCAGAAAGGGTGATTGGGAGAGAGTTGCGCTAGACATTGACACGATTAGTGACAGAATTGATGATGTTAAAAATATTTTTGATGTAAACCTCAGACCGGCGCTTAATGCGGGCCTGTGCCAGCATAATTTTCAGGAAGTAATCAAGGTAATGGCTAACCTTGTATTCCTCGCGATGAAAGAGAAATTTTATTGGAATATCAGTGAAGGTCTTCGCATATTTATGAAGGCAAAGGTCAGGCTCCGGCTTGCCGATGAATATTATACCCTTTTGCTTTCGGGGAATGTCAGAAGATATGATAGGCTGAATGGTACGAAATTTCATGATGATATCTTCAATAAGTTTGCAGAAGCCGGAAATGCTCTGGGGAGCATCGGTTTTCTTGGAGCAGGGGCTGTCAGCCCGAAACTGAATGATTTTGAAATTGCCACAAAGGAAATCGAACAAAAACTTCTTATTGTTTTTCCATATTTTCAGAGTGGTGAAGAGATAACATATTGATAAACTTACGTAAACTGTTTCAAAATACAACTATTACAGTTCTCATTATAATTAGTACACTGAACTTGTCCCAATGTGATGTTGTTGGACAGGATATAACAGACAATCAGTTTTTTTTTGATGTAGATGAGATAAAGTTTCCGGAGCCGAAATTACTCAGTCCGGAGTTTCACGGCAACTTAAGTCTTGGGGTGCCATTTTCAGAAGGTCTCGATGAATCGGAAAAAGGCTCATCAAAGGTCTTTCACCAGACAGAAATTACCCTCTGGGCAGGAGTACAGATATTTAAAGGCTTGTCATTTGTTACTGAGCTTGAGATAGAAGAGGGTTTTGAGGTTTATGAGATTGAGAGATGCGCGCTGGATTGGAAGGTATTCAATAACAAATGCGTTTTAAGAGTAGGGAAGTTTTATTATCCATTTGGTATTGAGAGACTGGTAGAAAATGCAGTTAATAACAAACTTATAGACAGGCCGAATCCATCTATTAAGATAATTCCGGGGACATATTCTGATGAGGGATTGGAACTATACGGAAATCTTCCTTTCCTCTACAAAACAAGATTACAATATGAGTTTGCGGCAACTAACGGGCTCTCCAGTTTTGAGGGAAAAGGGGAGCAGCATCTGGATGATAATAATGATGATATCTCACTGGGAGGGCGTCTGGGTGTTGAAATATTACCGGACTTCGAAATAGGAGGATCTTATTCTACAGGTAAGTACGATGACGATGAAAGATACAGAATGGATTTTGTGGGAGTGGACGCGTTGTTTCGCAGAGGTGGTTTTGAGATACGGGGTGAATACATAAGGAGTAACGTTGAACGGCCAACTGATGCAGGAGGAAGTTTTGATCGTGAGGGTTACTACATTCAGACTTCATATAAATTCTTGCCTGATATAAATTACATTGAGCATATTGAGGTTGTGGGAAGATTCGATTCTGTTGATCCTGACGATCTTGTGACAAATGAAGGTGATATGGACAGGGTAGCTGTGGGAGTAAATTTATCTCCATCACACCATTTCATACTCAAGTTACAGTACGAAATGGAAAATGAGGCGACCGAGGATAGAGAAAACAAAGGATTTATTCAGATGAATATCAGGTGGTGATGATTGCAGAGGGAAAATGAAACAGAGAAGCAGGTGCCGACCGTACCGATTAACAGATTTAATTGTTTTCTCCTACTGGTATAACGTCTGGATAAATCTACATTTCGTTATGGGTTTTCTTTAGTTTGGTTCCAGGCACATATATGTTCGGGTAATCATAAAAATATCTCTATCGAAAATTTATAAAAAGTAAAACGATGTTTTGCCGTAATCAAACACGATATATAAATATTCAAAAAAAGTACAGAGGAGCTTCGCCTGCTTTTATACTAAGATCAATAACCAATCATCATTGTATCATCCATTTGTCGTTTGTAGTTAAAATACATTAACATGTTTTAACAAATTATAGTATTATAACAAAATAAAATGAAATATTATTAACGTCGCAAATTAATTACAAATTGAGTGATTTTGATATCGCTGTTAACGTATTGCGTCGCTTCATTTTTCATGTGAGGTTCTTGTAACAAGAGTAACGTTTATTACGCTGTATATCCATGTACATAAGGAATTTGTTTCGGAAATACAAATGATGGTAAGTTGTTAAAATTAATAGATTCTGAGAAAATAAGTGGCCTTGTTCGACTGAAGGCGGGTAAGGATAACACATTGAATTTCTGGATATTGCATTACTCATGAAAATTATATTAGCTGTAGACGGTTCTAAGAATTCAGAATGGGCAGTAGATTTCCTTCTGAAGATTCCATTGGCAGAAATGCCTCAGATCAGCGT contains these protein-coding regions:
- a CDS encoding porin — protein: MINLRKLFQNTTITVLIIISTLNLSQCDVVGQDITDNQFFFDVDEIKFPEPKLLSPEFHGNLSLGVPFSEGLDESEKGSSKVFHQTEITLWAGVQIFKGLSFVTELEIEEGFEVYEIERCALDWKVFNNKCVLRVGKFYYPFGIERLVENAVNNKLIDRPNPSIKIIPGTYSDEGLELYGNLPFLYKTRLQYEFAATNGLSSFEGKGEQHLDDNNDDISLGGRLGVEILPDFEIGGSYSTGKYDDDERYRMDFVGVDALFRRGGFEIRGEYIRSNVERPTDAGGSFDREGYYIQTSYKFLPDINYIEHIEVVGRFDSVDPDDLVTNEGDMDRVAVGVNLSPSHHFILKLQYEMENEATEDRENKGFIQMNIRW
- a CDS encoding DUF362 domain-containing protein → MTINKSRREFLEEATAIGTGLCASSLLLGNSNFFKTLYAEENTLLRSRVILAKDRKFINANGRADTNVISMAIDSALLKITGSENPMVAWSRLFNKNDIVGIKLNCLAGKRFSPHTEIVEAIINGIKSAGVRESNIVIFERFNRELEDAGFNIRRSNNGFKCFGTDDLPSGGYTSKPLIIGSIGSCFSKIASSFCTAIVNVPILKDHDLAGVSIGMKNFFGIIHNPNKYHDSNCDPYVADLNSHPFIKDKLRLIVCDALKAQYHGGPAFKPQWSWDFQGMLIGTDPVALDRVGAQIIEKKRKEVNMPSLKEAGREPKYIETAANLGIGVDDPSLIDVIAI